The genomic window CAGCGACAGGGTGATCGCCCGGGTGGCGTGCTCGGCCATGCAGCGCAGGCCGAGGTCGTTGAGCCGGAAATGGCGCCCGAGCATGTGGGCCTCGGTGCCGTTCCGGGTCGAGAGGTAGCGCATCGCCGCGTAGCGGTGGACCAGCGGCACCGCCTCGCGGCGGGCCACGTCCTGCACGGTGCGCACCATCTGCGTGTAGTAGGCGTCCTGGGCGAGGCTCTCGGTGAAGACCGGGTCGATCAGCACGATGTCGATGTCGTGGGACTTCACCCACCGCACCGTGTCCTCCAGGGCCTCGCCGAAGGCCTCGATGTCGACGCGGGCGAGCGCGTCGTTGGTGCCGACCTGCCAGACCACGAGATCGGGCTCGATCTCGGCAACCATGGAGCGCAGCCGCTCTCCCGCCCCGCTCGCCACCTCGCCGGGCAGGCCGCGGGCCTCGACGTTGACCTGCACGTCCGGCAGCGCCTGCTCCAGCGCGTTCTCGAGCTTGACCGGATAGCTCGCGGAGGCGCCGAGCCCGGCCGAGG from Methylorubrum populi includes these protein-coding regions:
- a CDS encoding SGNH/GDSL hydrolase family protein; translated protein: MAFPQAAADAQGARRRLALILPLGLSLGLGCAPSARGETAGAQPVPSAPLSSAAEALDQSLSPECRVPGSKLYTLARLKAVKAALKEKRPVRVLSIGSSSAGLGASASYPVKLENALEQALPDVQVNVEARGLPGEVASGAGERLRSMVAEIEPDLVVWQVGTNDALARVDIEAFGEALEDTVRWVKSHDIDIVLIDPVFTESLAQDAYYTQMVRTVQDVARREAVPLVHRYAAMRYLSTRNGTEAHMLGRHFRLNDLGLRCMAEHATRAITLSLLQPDAAKADQKTDPKTGSGKTDSAQTDSTKTDPARTGTPGPAPQSGPRQP